AAGTCGTACCGCTCTGGAACGAGCCCTCGAGGATCTTTATCCGGCGAGCGGTTTGCCTCGCGGCGTCGTTGAAGTGCTAGATCGCTTGGAGGACGTACACAAAGTTGCTCGCGACTTGTTTCAGACCGCTCAGCGGAAGAGCGAACTGCTGTGGTACCTGTTCGCCGATCAGCCGAACCGCGAGACCGATGTCGAGACTGCCGACGAAATTGTGGAGTTGCTCGCCAAGCCGGCGCTGCAGCTAGAAAACTTGGGACGCAAGCCCGCCGATCTGTGGCACACGTTCATGTCGCTGCGGAGTGCGCTCGAGCGTTTTGATCCGGACGAATTTCTTGCCTGGTGCGACACGGGCCTCGAGCAGGAAGTAAAACCCGCGCCGCTGGAAGTGGAGTACACTAGCGGCCAGCGGGTGCGGATGCTGCTGACGGAGCTGAACGACGACGAGGAACTCGGCGGTGTGGCGCGACTGGCTCGTCAGTTGCTGGCCGCGATTGCCTTGCCGCGGCCACTCGCGGAGCCGGATGATTTGCCGTTGGGAGGGGTTTCAGACATCGCCAACCGGGGAGCGCTCGATCGACTATTGCTCAGCGAACTGGCCTACGATGATCTGACGCTGGCCGTCCGGATTGCGACCGGCGAGGCTCTTTATTACCGCCGCGAGACGCCGCCAAAGTCACCGCCGCTACGACGGATGATCGTGCTCGACAGTGGGTTGCGGCAGTGGGGCGTGCCGCGAGTGTTCATCACTTCGGTCGGCTTAGCCCTGGCGGCGGCCGGCGACGAACGGCTGGCGATCGAAGCCTATCGGGCTCGCGGCGAGGAGTTGGTCGAAGTTGATCTGACGCGAAAGGACGGCTTGCAGCAACAACTCGCCGCGCTCGAAACCGATCTTCACCTCGGAAAGGCTCTGCCGGCCATTCAGCAATTGCAGCTCAAAAACGCCGACGGCGAAAATCTGCCCAGCGATGTGGTGCTGGTCACCAGCGACGATGCGCTCGCCGATGAGGAGTTCCGCAAGCAACTGCGGGCCGCCAATCTCGACGGCGCTTGGATCGCCGCCATCAACCGCGCCGGCCGGGTGCGGTTGATGGAACTCGGCCTGCGCGAGATGGTTCTCAAACGCGAATGCCGGTTCGATCTGGCGGAGATTCTCACGCCGGCCCGCAAACCGCTCGTGCCGCTGGTGACCGGCGACGGCAAACTGCCGGCGTTCTGCCGGCTAAAAGAGGTACCGCTGCGAATTCCGCATGACCTGTCGATCGAGCGGGCCTGGTCAATCGGCGATCAAGGCGTGTTGGCGATTTATAAGGACTACCGACTCACTTGGTGGACGGACACCGTCATCGGTCCGCAGCAGTTGGCCGACAACATGCCGCGGGGCCGGGTGTTGTGGGCGGATAGCGTCAGCGAGCACGCGCCCTATCGGGCGGTGGTCGGCACGTTGTCGGTCCGTGGGTTGTATGCCCTGCAGGTTTGGCCTGGCGAGCGAGATGTAAGTGTGGCCCTGCTGAAACACAACCATCAGGAGCAGTTCACCACGGTAACGGCGACGGCGGAGCACATCTTTTTGATCGGACCGCATCGCGCGGTGGCTTTTGCCTGGTCGGGCGAGGAACTGGCTACGTGCAAAGTGGTCGACCGGCACCTCGGCGGCCGGTATTTTCTCCGCAACGGCACGCAGTTCGTCGGTGCGATCACGGTTCGGGGCGACAAGATCGGCCTGACGGCAGGCTATACACTCAAATCGACTCCGGCTCATCAGATTTTGGGAATCGCCGGCGAGCGCGAAGTTCCGCAGGTCATTCGTTGCGACGGCTATGCGATTGATTTGATCTCGGGGCATGCGAGCCAACTGATCACCGGCCATACGCTGCCCGTCACCTTGCTGGCGCAATCACGCGACAACCGGACGTTGGTGCTGCAGGATAAAGATCGAAAGCAGGTGGTGGTCCGCCTCGATAAGCTAGGTTGCCGGCAAGTTTGGGGCGACCCAGCTTACTTCGCCGAGGAGCACGTGGCGAAGTTCATGGGAAGTAAAGTCAATCTGCGGCAGCACTTCCACGGCATTTATGTGACGGCCCGAGGAGACCTGGCCCTGAGAAGCCGCAAGGGCCTCGAGCTGACGCTCGACGCTCTGCCGCGGATGCGGTGGCGAGATAGCGGCCGGTCAGAGGTTCGGCAGCCACAGCTGCGGCCGTTTGCCAACGTCGACGCTCCCAGCGGATATCTGTTGCAACGAGCAACCTGGGACGACGGCAGCCAAGCCTGGCTCGATTCGCGTGGCTTGCTTCATCTGCGGAGCAGCAACCCGCAGGTCGCCGAGCTAACGCTGATTCTGCAGGACGGCGAAACGGCCGGTTGGAGCAGCACGCACGGCCTGTTCGGCTCGCCCTATTTCACCGGCACCCCGGCGTTACAGGAGACGCCACACTCGATTCGACGCACCTTGCATGCCTTCAGCGCATCGCTGGTGAGCGTCGTTACGACGTAGCGGAATGAAGAAGTAAGAATGCAGCACGCAGAATAAATCAGCTTTGTTGATTCTGGACTCGTCGGTATCTCGTGCCGTCTTCGTTCTGGATTCTGCGTTCTTCCTTCTGTATTTCCTTAGGCATTCGTGAGCGACTGGCGGCTAAGTCGCTGCGCAGTTGCGCCATCCATAAACCAAAAAAGGTGAGATCATACACCGCTAGCGACTCTTCCCAAACTGTCCAATCTCGCTATTTTTGTCTCTGATATGTAAAAGTTTGCATGCGAGCCACCTAATTGGAGGGGGTTCAGTCCCTCATCGAAGCCTTACCCTGGTTGCCGCCGCTTGACCGGTTAGCGTCAATGAGCCCCGCACAGGCCGCGTGGCCGACGCATGATTCGCAATTTATGCGGTCAGCGTAAACGTCAAGGTTTCTCAGGGAGGTTTGCAGGATGAAGTTATTGGCATGGGGATTGGTTTTGGTTTCGGCGGGAATCGCGGCGGCGCAACAGCCGGCGAATTCGGTTTCTGCTCCCAAAACTAGTAACGCCAAGGCGACGCAAGAGAGCGTCGGGGCGAGTGGAAAGGACACCCAAAGCCAACCAGCGGTGAAGACTGTCTCTGCTACGACCGTCACACCCAAGACAGAACAGCCGAAGACCGATGCGAAGAAGGCCGCCGCGGCCTCGCCGGCCAAGGCAGCACCAGTGCCGCTGTATCAACAGCCGACGATGGTCACCATGCTGCAACGCAGCAATGGCATCCGCGGCCGCGTTGGCCTGCGAGCCCATCGGCTGAACCCGGCACTGTGCCAGGCAGCCCAGAACCACGCAGAGTACATGGCCGCGACCGGGGCCTTCAGCCACGATGTCAATCTGGGCTATGTGGGTCGGGCCCGGCGTTTCGGCTTCCGGGGCAATGTTCGCGAGAACATCGGCTGGAACTACGCCACCATCGACTCGGCCTTTGCCGGCTGGCAGGGTAGCGGCGGTCACTACGCCGCCATCGTCAGCCCCGAAACGACCGAAGCGGGCTTCGGCTACGCCAAGTCGCGTAACGGCCAGACCTACTGGGTCAGCGTCTATGGTTCGGGCACTGCGGCTGACCTAGCCGACGCCAAGGCCGTGTTTGCCAAGGACAAGGAAAAGGCCGAAGAAGCCGCCGCTGCCAAGCTGGCTGCGGAAGAAGCCGACGCCGAAGCCGAAGGCAAAGTCGTCCCCGCTTCGGCCGAAACCGAAGTGAAAGACACCGAAGCCAAGCCGAACAAAGACACGGCTGGCTAAGGTCGCTATGAATCCCCGTTCCCTCTCCTCGGTACTCCGAGGAGGGGGGTAGGTTAGGCCCGAGGCGGATACTAACGCCGATCGCTTACTTCGGCGTCGCCGGTTTGATGCTCACTTCGCTCTCGGGCAGGGCTTCGATCTTGGCATCGACTCCCTTGAGGTGCTTGTCGAAGAACGACGTCGCCAGTTTGATGACGCCCGGCAGTAGGAACGAAGCTCCGCCATGCCCCGCGCCGGGGAGCTTTTGCAGCGTGCTCTCAACACCTGCCTTGCCCAGCAGTTCCTGCAGTTCTTCGCTTTGAGCATACGGCACGAGGGTGTCGTGATCGCCGTGCAGGATCAGGAACGGCGGGTTGTCCTTGCTGACATACTTCACCGGGCTGACGGCTTCGCACTTCTCCTTGTCCTCGCCCACCTTGGCGGCAATCAGCTTGTGGTAGGGATCACCATCCGTATTCCACTTGAAGATGTTCTTCACGTTCTTGTCGGCTTCGGCCTGCTTGATGACGGTGTAAAAGTCAGTCGGGCCAAAGATGTCGCAAACGGCCTGTACGCGGTCGGATTGATCTTCATTGCCACCGATGGCCGGAAATGCCTTCTTTCCGCCACTCGTGCCGACGAGCGCCGCCAGATGCCCGCCCGCCGAAGCGCCACCCACGCCGATCTTTTCGGGATCGATGCTGTACTTCTTGGCGTTCGCCCGCAGAAAGCGAATCGCGGCCTGACAATCTTGAATCTGCGCGGGAAAGATCGCCTTCTGACTGAAGCGATACTCAACGCTGCACACCACGTAGCCGCGCGCGAGCTGACTCAGGTACGGCATCTCTGATTTGCTGCCGCCGCTCCAACCGCCGCCGTGAATCCACACCAGCAGCGGCAACGGCTTGTCGCTCGGAGTTTCGGGATAGACGATGTCGAGTGCCTGGGCTGCGTCGCCATCCGGCACGTACTTCACGTCGTACTCGCCGACGAAACCCTTGGGCAGGTTTGGCCGAGCCTTCTGAGCGGCGGCGAAACCGCTCCAGCAAAAGAGTAAAGCCAAAGCCGCCGCAAAGCGGAGAGACGTGCGCATAGAGAGCTCCTGATCGTTGAACTGAGATGCCGGCAGAGAAGCCGACATCGTAGCAATCAACCAGGACGCTGAAAACGTAAGACGGACCAATGGTCCGCCCTACAGAAGACGCGTTCTTTCACGGAGTGAAAGACGACTCTGACTAGTCACCCATCGCTTCGAGGGCTTCCATCTCGCGTTCGCGAGGATCTTTCAAGCTGTCGGCGAGGCGGGCGAGGGCTTCGGTTTCGATCTGACGGACGCGTTCGCGGGTCAGGCCGAGGCTTTCGCCGATTTCCTTCAGCGTGTGGGGCTCGGTGTTCTCGAGGCCGAACCGCATCTTCAGAACGGTCGCTTCCCGCACGTCCATTGTCGTCAGCATTTCGCGAATATGCTTCAGCGAATCGTCTTCGACCATCACGTCTTCGGGGTTCTTCAGACGCTCGTCCATGACGATCTCGCCCAGCGACCAGCCAGCTTCGGCTTGATCGGTCTGCGGCGTGCTGTTGTAAATGCGGATGGCCTTCTTGATGATCGGCAGCTTCTTCTTCTGCAAGCCGAGGACGCGGGCCACTTCTTCCGGCGTCGGCGTACGGCCGAGTTCTTCGGTGAGGCGAGCACTGGCACGACGCCATTTGCTCAGCAGCTCGACCATGTAGGCCGGAATGCGAATCGTCTTGGCGCTGTTGATCAGAGCGCGCTTGATCGATTGCTTGATCCAGTAGCTGGCATACGTGCTGAACCGCGTGCCGACGCCGGGGTCGAAGCCTTCGACCGCGCGGAGCAGGCCCAGGTTGCCCTCTTCGATGAGGTCTTGCAGGCTCAGGCCCTTGCCCGTGTAACCGCGGGCGATATTGACGACCAGCCGCAGGTTGGCACGGACCATTCGGTCGCGAGCCCGCACATCGCCATCGGCGATCGCGGCGGCCAGTTCTTGTTCATCCTTCGCGGTAAGGAGTGCCGTTTCGTTGATCTCGCGGAGATAAGTCTCCAGCGGAGTTTGCAACGAGACGCTCTTACGGGGCGCAGCCTTTACCGCGGCTGCGGCCGTCTTGCGTTTGAGCATGGCCATCGTGCGAAATAACCTAAACGATGCGGAGCCATTGCGGTGCCCGAAAATCCCTGGGCCATGTCAAACGTTTCCGTTGACAAAGGATTTATCGTCCACTGCTGGCAATGACTGCACGCGGACTGTCCTGTGGCTGAGTGTGCCGGCTGTGCGGGTAGAGCGGAGGGTCAAAGAATTACAAATGCGCGACCTAACGGCTCGCAGCAGGCCAGAATGTGCACGATTTTCGTCGCAACAACTAAAATAAACGGTACCACCTGTTCATCCGCTCGGTGCTTACGGGTTCAGCCGTGAATTTTTCGTTGCAGCGATTGTTTTTGTTGGTGACGACCGTTGCGGTCTTCCTCTGGCTGTATCTCGGCTTCCACCGAGTGCTGACCCGCGTCGAGTATGGCGAGAGCCGGCCTTCCGTCCCTTGGCTCCCCGCCGCTGCGAAGAATGTCTCGTACTACAAGTCGTATGCCTTCACCGCGTATGAATTCGAAATTCCCGAAGACGACTTCGTGAAATGGTCGGGTGAGAAGCTGACGACGATCAACAGGCCCGTGCGCGTGCCCCGCTATTGCCTCATCCGCATGCCGCTCCCCGACCTCATGCCGAACCCCACGCTCCGGCAGGAGCGGGAACAAATACGGACGCTGGCCACGCGCGAAACCCTCGTCTCGCAAGGGTTGGCATACGACCATCACCGCGACAGCGGCGGCGGAACGATCGTGGCCTACGACCGGCAACGCGGGAAGGGATATTTCTGGCACGCACCATATTGATTCGGTTGTTCAGTTAGCTCGAGCAGGATCGCGTAGTTCGAAGCCATGCTTCGAACGAGCGAGACAGACTGATCGGCGGTCCTACTGGCGGCCGCTCATTCGAAGCATGGCTTCGAACTACGCGACCTTGCAGCTATTCCGGCTGGCGATGAAAATGTTTCCATGCGAATTGGAATCTTTGCCGATGCTCACGATCACCTGGCCAATATTCGGCTGGCCGTCGAACGCTTTAATCAAGAGCAGGTCGAGGTCGTGCTATTTGCCGGCGACATTGTCTCGACCATCAGCGTGCCGCCGCTGAAGCGGCTGAATTGCAAAGTCGTCGCTTGCTTCGGCGACAACGAAGGCAACAAGATCGGCTTGAAGTCGGGTTTCACCGGCTTGGGGACGATCGAAGAAGCGCCGGTGCGCTACACGGCCAACGACGGCACGCGGTTCGTTATCGTGCATATGAAACGGCAGCTGCGCGGCCTGAACGAAGAGTTCGATATCCAAATCGTCGGCCACACGCACAAGGCCCGCGTCGAGCGCGAGCCCGATGGCCGAATGCTGATTAACCCCGGCGAAACCAGCGGCTGGAGCTTTGGCCGGCCGACAATCGCGGTGCTGGAGACCACCACGCGCGAAGTGCAGATCATCGATCTGCTCCCGACAGCTCCACCGAGCGAACCACTGCCGGCGGCGGTAGAAGGGGCCTGACACGAGATTTGGTGTTCACTAGCGAGCACTAAACCGTCGGCAGCGTGAACTTCGTTCCGTTGATGTGCCCCACCGGGAACATTGGCCCTTTGATGCCGAATGGACCGGTTCCAGTCCCTTGGTAATACAACTTCGCCGGATTGTCAGTGAATCGGCCGCAACACAAGAGACGCAACAGGGTGTAGTCAGGGCTGACAGCGTTGGCAGAAATATCGATCCACTGCGGCCAACAGCCGTCGCGGCAGAGACAGTCGACGACTTGATCCGCAGTGAGGTTGCTTAGCTCCACGCCGTCATCGTCGGGATACAGCACGTCGTCGGGAGACGCGTTGCCATCGTACGATTGATTGAGCAACACTCGGTACCGAAATTCCAGCGATAGCTCGTTGGTAACGAACTGACGAGCAAAGCGAACGGCAGTGTCGCTCGCGGCGAGCAGCACAACGCGAAAATCATGAGGAGCCATGCAATTGCTGCCAAGTGTTTCACTTCGCCGCGGCTGGCTAACTTTCGGCTGAACTACGTCGCAGCCGGTTCGTGGCCATTCTCCAACTCGCCAAAACCGCCCTCGACGAGTTGAGCGAGTGCGTCGAGCGATTCGGCCGCGTCAGGGCCGGTGGCTTTCAGTTTCAATTGCGTGCCGTTGCCGGCGCCGAGGGTGAGCAGATCGAGAATGCTCTTACCGTCGATGATCTGGTTGCCCTTTTGAATCTGCACCTTGCTCTTGAACGTCATCGCCATTTTGACGAACAGGTGCGCCGGGCGCGCATGAAAGCCCTGCGTGTTGACAACGACAACGAGACGTTCAGCTGTGGGCTCGGACATGACGAACAACGCCAAAGAGGGAACCGAAAAGGGTGCGAGCGAAAAAACTCACACCTGCAGCGCAGTCCGCCGAAAAACACTGCGCTGAAACCGATGCAGAAAAATCGCAGCGGAACGATGATCCGCTGCCCTGCGAACGAGGCAAACTAAACTTAGGCGAACTGATTGTGATCGGCTTCGTCGAGCAATTGACGAATGTCTTGTACCGACGTCGCTTGCTTGAGGAAGCGGCAGAACGTGTCGTCGCGCAGCTGGCGCGAGATATTTTCCAGGGCCCGCAAGTGATCGGCTGGGCGATCCGGCGGCGAGACGAGCAGGAAGAAGAGGTGAACCTTGTCGCCGTCGAGGCTGTTGAAGTCAACGCCTTCGTGGCTCACGCCCACGGTGCCGACCAGCTTGGTGGCGCTGGGGTGCTTGGTGTGCGGAACGGCCACGCCGCGGCCGATGCCGGTGCTGCCGAGTTCTTCGCGCTTCAGAATGGCAGCGATGATGCCTTCTTGATCGGCGGCATTGATGGCGCCCGCTGCCGCCAAGCCTTCGACCAGTTCGCGGATCACGTCGGGCTTCTGCAGAGCGGTCACGCTGGCCTTGATGGCGTCGACCTGTACAAAATCACTGAACTTCATTTCTCAGTTCCTTGCAATGAAAGGAGCAGCCAGCGACTGCCGCATTGTATCTAAATCAAGTTTGTTCGATTCACCGCGATTGCGAAAGCCTCGCTCGCGAGACTATTCATCTGTCGCTTCGGCGACGGGGGGCTCCAGGTGCTTATGACCGGTCGCCTTATGATCCTTCAGCCGTTCCTTGAATTTTCGCACTTGGGCCTCGACCTTGTCGATGACTCCATCGAGCGCGGTCAGCACATTTTCGGCCTTCACGGTGGCGATGAACTCGTCGTGATGTTCGGCCAGGATCCGAACTTCCACGCTCGGTTCGTCGCGATGTTCGAGATCGACCACCACCTGAATCGCCGTGATCCGGTCAAACAACCGGCGGATCGATTCCACCTTATCGGAAATTTTTTCCTGGGTGCCGGGGCTCAAATGGCCATGCCGTGCCGAGATGTTGATCTGCACCGATGCTACTCCAAAAGTCAAAAGGGAAGCCCTCTAGTCTAGCTTTTACTGCGACGAGCAACAGGGCAGGAAAAATCGTACCTCACGGGAAATGCGCAAAGCCGAAATGCTGTGCGCCGCTCCGTTTAAATCCAATGTAACGATGAGGCCAGCAGGCGGGAATCAGGAGTCGGGCAACCGTCGGTCGCCGCAGATCGCACAGCGGCAAGGCCTTGCGCTGTTTGCGGGCGGTTAAAACCGCATCGAAGTAAACCCGCCGTCGACATACAGATCTTCGCCGGTGATGAACGATCCCCCCCCGCGCGAGAGGAGCAGGATGGCCGCGGCGACCAGTTCGCTCGGTTCGCCGAACCGGGCCATGGGCGTCTGGCGGAGGATGTTTTCGACCCGCGCGGCGTCCAGAATCTTGCGGTTCTGCTCGGCAGGAAAAAAGCCGGGGCAGATCGCGTTGACGCGGACCTTTTGCGTTGCATATTCGCGGGCCAGGTTTTTCGTCAGGTTCACCACGGCGGCTTTGGCGGCGGAATAGGCGAACACGCGCGACAACGGCAAATGCGAGGTCACGCTGCCGATGTTCAGAATGCTGCCCCCCTTTTCCTGAGTCGCCATGTAAGGCGCAAAAACCTGGCAGCCGAGATGCGTCGTAAAGAGCTGACTCGTGATCACCGAGTTCCACTGCTCGTCGGTGATCTCGGCATAAGGAATGGCGCTGTTCGTGCCAGCGCAGTTCACCAGCATGTCGACCTGGCTGAACCGCGTGAGCGTACTGCGGAGAAGCTGCTGCACACTCTCGCGCTGGTCGGCGTTCACTTCCAGAAAGATCGCCCGGCCGCCCGCTTTTTCGATGGCAGCCACTCGCTCGGCGCCCCGTTCCTGCGAACGGCCAGCAATCACCACAATGGCCCCCGCCGCAGCGATCCCTTCGGCCAGCGCACCGCCGAGCACGCCGGTGCCGCCGATCACCACGGCAACCTGGCCGTCGAGCCCAAACAGTTTTGTCAGAAACTCACTCGCCATGGAAACTCATCCCGCCCGAATTGGCAGAACGAATGCGAAGTAGCTGAATTCGCCAGAATTCAGAGGTGGCAATCGGGCGTGACCATCTGAATTCTGGCGAATTCAGCTACAGTCGATTCGACTGCCCTGATTTGCCGCTTGAACGACCCTGATGGTAGTCGGTGGCGGAAGGCATGGGGAGGGAGGAGGCGGGGGGCGAGAGGCGAGAGAGGAACAGCCTAACGGTGAAGGGTTCTCTGTTGTTTTCCCTACCCTCTTCCTCTCTTCAACCCTTCATCTCTCCGACGCCTCACCGCTTCACGTGTTCGACGAGCTTTCCCTTCGTCACCGTTACCTGCAGGGTATCGAGGTCGAGCACGTACTCGGAGTGATTCTCGTTCTTGATGACGAGCGTTCCTTTGGTCGGCGTCACGAGGGTGATGAAGACATCCTGCACGTCCTTCTCTAGCACCACATCGTAGCGGACGACATACACCTGCTTCCGCCAGATCAGCCGATCGGTCGACACATCCCAAGCCTCGACGCAGCCCATCTGGTCATGCGGCACGCGATACTCGACCGCTCCCTGCCGAACCGGATCGACCTTCACCGGCGGCGAGCGTTTGGCAAACGCGGCCGGCGTGGCGAACAGACAGATAACCATTGCAAGGAGCGGGAGGTTTTTCACGAGAAGGTCTTTCCGTCGGATTTGAAGAGGCGCCACCTGAATAAGACGCAGTGTAAGGCGCATTGGTTTTCGCCGCCGCAAGAAAGCCCGCAGCGTGAGCGAGGGTTTGGGCGCGTGGACGCAAGAATTGGCAACGTGCGGCAGCACCATCGCGGTTGTGCTGTCGCACGTGGGTGGATCTAGAGTCTTCGCGCCCAAACCCTCGCTCACGCGTCGGGCTACCTGGGAGTTACGCGTAGAGATCGAGCTGCTTGCCGGTATCGAGCGTCTTGCCGATTTGGGCGGCCGATTGCAGCATCTGATTGATGGCTGCGCCCTGTTGCTTGTCAGCGGCTTGGGCCTTCCCAAGAACGCTGATCATAATCTGCGTTTGCACGGCAGAGTTCTGAGCGGCGGATAAGCTGGAAGTGTCGCACATGGCCGGTGAGTGGGCAGGGAAAGAAAGATCGGCGTCTCTTCCTCGTCATCGGCTTGCCTGCGAGCGGATTTCAAAAAACTTGGCCCAAGCAGATTACACGGAGTATTCCGCACAATCGGCGGAAGCTGGAGTATGCTGCTGGAAAAGGGGATCCCGTGAATCAAGCCTGGCCCTTCCACGACGAGCCGAACACTGCGTGCTTTACCACGACCTTTGTGCTCGAGGGTTCGCCGATCTTGCGCGTGTATCACGACTTCGATGGCGGTTGGCAGTTTCATGGCGATGACGATCAGCCGGCGACCGCGGAAGTTGCGCGCGTCGTTTCGCTGGCGAGCATGGTGACGCGCGACGCCGCGCTCGCGCAGTTGCGTGATCTGCCGTATGGCTGGCGAGCGACACGCAGTAGCGTTCGAGCACCGTGGCTGTTGGAGAAGAACAATCCGTATCCCACGTTCGCCGAAAACGGTTACTACCTGGAAGACGCGCTCTGGCTGTCGCAATATCGCGACGACATCACTCCTCCGCCGGAAGAAACGCGAGACGATCTTCCGCCCGGCACTTATGTGAAGCTTATTTTTCGTTTCGCCGCCGAAGACGCCGAACGGCAGGATGATGAAACAGAGCGGATGTGGGTGCAAATCACCGACCGCGACGAAGACGAAAACTACGTCGGCGAACTCGCCAACGACCCGCATCACGCACAGGTTCTAGCCTGCGGCGACGTCGTGTCATTTCATCCGCTGCACATCATGGCGGTATTGGAGGCGGAGTAGATTTTGAGGGTGGCTCTGGCTTATTCAATGCCACCCGTTTGGGTTGCAGTAAAGTGGTAGTGGCACATTAAGTGGACCTTAGCCGGGAAAGGCGGAATTAAGGGGAAACCGGAATCTTTGGCGATGCCCCTGAGCGTGACTCAAACGCCGGACTCGCCCACACTCCCGGCCGCAACTTCCGGTCGATCTGCTCTAGGGGC
This region of Anatilimnocola floriformis genomic DNA includes:
- a CDS encoding aminoglycoside phosphotransferase family protein is translated as MTPAQIAAARSYLAPPRPEFWHWDDEQSAIAWLDGPTITLRQELAVVLASQPNSGRGLPELTVVLLILSACRESWHASRTALERALEDLYPASGLPRGVVEVLDRLEDVHKVARDLFQTAQRKSELLWYLFADQPNRETDVETADEIVELLAKPALQLENLGRKPADLWHTFMSLRSALERFDPDEFLAWCDTGLEQEVKPAPLEVEYTSGQRVRMLLTELNDDEELGGVARLARQLLAAIALPRPLAEPDDLPLGGVSDIANRGALDRLLLSELAYDDLTLAVRIATGEALYYRRETPPKSPPLRRMIVLDSGLRQWGVPRVFITSVGLALAAAGDERLAIEAYRARGEELVEVDLTRKDGLQQQLAALETDLHLGKALPAIQQLQLKNADGENLPSDVVLVTSDDALADEEFRKQLRAANLDGAWIAAINRAGRVRLMELGLREMVLKRECRFDLAEILTPARKPLVPLVTGDGKLPAFCRLKEVPLRIPHDLSIERAWSIGDQGVLAIYKDYRLTWWTDTVIGPQQLADNMPRGRVLWADSVSEHAPYRAVVGTLSVRGLYALQVWPGERDVSVALLKHNHQEQFTTVTATAEHIFLIGPHRAVAFAWSGEELATCKVVDRHLGGRYFLRNGTQFVGAITVRGDKIGLTAGYTLKSTPAHQILGIAGEREVPQVIRCDGYAIDLISGHASQLITGHTLPVTLLAQSRDNRTLVLQDKDRKQVVVRLDKLGCRQVWGDPAYFAEEHVAKFMGSKVNLRQHFHGIYVTARGDLALRSRKGLELTLDALPRMRWRDSGRSEVRQPQLRPFANVDAPSGYLLQRATWDDGSQAWLDSRGLLHLRSSNPQVAELTLILQDGETAGWSSTHGLFGSPYFTGTPALQETPHSIRRTLHAFSASLVSVVTT
- a CDS encoding SDR family oxidoreductase, with amino-acid sequence MASEFLTKLFGLDGQVAVVIGGTGVLGGALAEGIAAAGAIVVIAGRSQERGAERVAAIEKAGGRAIFLEVNADQRESVQQLLRSTLTRFSQVDMLVNCAGTNSAIPYAEITDEQWNSVITSQLFTTHLGCQVFAPYMATQEKGGSILNIGSVTSHLPLSRVFAYSAAKAAVVNLTKNLAREYATQKVRVNAICPGFFPAEQNRKILDAARVENILRQTPMARFGEPSELVAAAILLLSRGGGSFITGEDLYVDGGFTSMRF
- the hpf gene encoding ribosome hibernation-promoting factor, HPF/YfiA family: MQINISARHGHLSPGTQEKISDKVESIRRLFDRITAIQVVVDLEHRDEPSVEVRILAEHHDEFIATVKAENVLTALDGVIDKVEAQVRKFKERLKDHKATGHKHLEPPVAEATDE
- a CDS encoding PTS sugar transporter subunit IIA, which gives rise to MKFSDFVQVDAIKASVTALQKPDVIRELVEGLAAAGAINAADQEGIIAAILKREELGSTGIGRGVAVPHTKHPSATKLVGTVGVSHEGVDFNSLDGDKVHLFFLLVSPPDRPADHLRALENISRQLRDDTFCRFLKQATSVQDIRQLLDEADHNQFA
- a CDS encoding CAP domain-containing protein; this encodes MKLLAWGLVLVSAGIAAAQQPANSVSAPKTSNAKATQESVGASGKDTQSQPAVKTVSATTVTPKTEQPKTDAKKAAAASPAKAAPVPLYQQPTMVTMLQRSNGIRGRVGLRAHRLNPALCQAAQNHAEYMAATGAFSHDVNLGYVGRARRFGFRGNVRENIGWNYATIDSAFAGWQGSGGHYAAIVSPETTEAGFGYAKSRNGQTYWVSVYGSGTAADLADAKAVFAKDKEKAEEAAAAKLAAEEADAEAEGKVVPASAETEVKDTEAKPNKDTAG
- a CDS encoding HPr family phosphocarrier protein, with product MSEPTAERLVVVVNTQGFHARPAHLFVKMAMTFKSKVQIQKGNQIIDGKSILDLLTLGAGNGTQLKLKATGPDAAESLDALAQLVEGGFGELENGHEPAAT
- a CDS encoding DUF2314 domain-containing protein, whose amino-acid sequence is MNQAWPFHDEPNTACFTTTFVLEGSPILRVYHDFDGGWQFHGDDDQPATAEVARVVSLASMVTRDAALAQLRDLPYGWRATRSSVRAPWLLEKNNPYPTFAENGYYLEDALWLSQYRDDITPPPEETRDDLPPGTYVKLIFRFAAEDAERQDDETERMWVQITDRDEDENYVGELANDPHHAQVLACGDVVSFHPLHIMAVLEAE
- a CDS encoding YfcE family phosphodiesterase; its protein translation is MRIGIFADAHDHLANIRLAVERFNQEQVEVVLFAGDIVSTISVPPLKRLNCKVVACFGDNEGNKIGLKSGFTGLGTIEEAPVRYTANDGTRFVIVHMKRQLRGLNEEFDIQIVGHTHKARVEREPDGRMLINPGETSGWSFGRPTIAVLETTTREVQIIDLLPTAPPSEPLPAAVEGA
- a CDS encoding sigma-70 family RNA polymerase sigma factor; the protein is MLKRKTAAAAVKAAPRKSVSLQTPLETYLREINETALLTAKDEQELAAAIADGDVRARDRMVRANLRLVVNIARGYTGKGLSLQDLIEEGNLGLLRAVEGFDPGVGTRFSTYASYWIKQSIKRALINSAKTIRIPAYMVELLSKWRRASARLTEELGRTPTPEEVARVLGLQKKKLPIIKKAIRIYNSTPQTDQAEAGWSLGEIVMDERLKNPEDVMVEDDSLKHIREMLTTMDVREATVLKMRFGLENTEPHTLKEIGESLGLTRERVRQIETEALARLADSLKDPREREMEALEAMGD
- a CDS encoding alpha/beta hydrolase, encoding MRTSLRFAAALALLFCWSGFAAAQKARPNLPKGFVGEYDVKYVPDGDAAQALDIVYPETPSDKPLPLLVWIHGGGWSGGSKSEMPYLSQLARGYVVCSVEYRFSQKAIFPAQIQDCQAAIRFLRANAKKYSIDPEKIGVGGASAGGHLAALVGTSGGKKAFPAIGGNEDQSDRVQAVCDIFGPTDFYTVIKQAEADKNVKNIFKWNTDGDPYHKLIAAKVGEDKEKCEAVSPVKYVSKDNPPFLILHGDHDTLVPYAQSEELQELLGKAGVESTLQKLPGAGHGGASFLLPGVIKLATSFFDKHLKGVDAKIEALPESEVSIKPATPK